CTCGAACAGCTCGATGTTCTGGAACGTGCGCGCGATGCCCAGGCCGGCGATCTTGTGCGGTGGCTGCTCGGTGAGCCGCAACGTACCGTTCGGGCCCGCGAAATCGATGTGGCCGGTGGTGGGCGTGTAGATGCGGCTGATGAGGTTGAACACCGTCGTCTTGCCCGCGCCGTTGGGCCCGATCAGGGTGAACACCTCGCCCTTCTTCACGTCGAAGCTCACGTTGTTCACCGCGAGCACGCCACCGAAGCGCACGCTGAGGTTTTTCGCTGAAAGAAGGATGTCGTCGTTCATTTCAACCGGTCCGATTTCTGGAACGTCTTCTGGCGTTTGAACAGGCCACGCCGGTAGAACGGAAACAGCTGGAACCAGGTGCGCACCTTGAGCCAACGGCCGTACAGGCCCATGGGCTCGAACAGCACGAAGGCGATCAGCACCAGGCCATACACGGTGCCCTGCAGGCCGGCGGCCTGACCGATGGCGTCGGGCAGGTGGTCCTTGCCCAGGGCGATCAGCTGCGGCATCACGATGAGGAAGATGGCGCCGAGGAAGGCGCCGTGGATCGAGCCCAGTCCGCCGATCACCACCATGAGCAGCAGGTCGATCGACTGGATGATGCTGAACTGCTCGGGCGAGAGGAACTGGATCTTGTGCGCGTAGAGCGCGCCGCCGATGCCCGCGAGCGCGGCCGAGAGCGCGAACGACAGCGTCTTGTAGCGCGCGAGGTGGATGCCCATGCTCTGCGCCGAAATCTCCGAATCGCGGATCGCCACGAAGGCGCGCCCGGTGCTGGAGCGCATGAGGTTGACGATGGCCAGCGTGGCGCCCACCGTGACCACGAGGCAGAGGAAATAGAACTCGTTGGTGCTCTCCAGCTCCCAGCCGAACAGCGCGGGCGGGTTCACCGACAGGCCCGAGTTGCCGCCGGTCACGCTTTCCCAGCGCGCCAGCGCCTCCTCCACGATGAAGCCGAACGCCAGCGTGGCCATGCCGAGGTAGATGCCCTTGACGCGCAGCGCCGGCAGCCCCACCACCATGCCCACGGCCGCGGACAACAGGCCAGCGCAGGCCAGCGCCAGCGGAAACGGCAGCCCGGCGTTGACCATCACGGCCTGGGTGTACGCGCCCACGCCGAGGAACGCCGCATGGCCCAGCGAAAACAGGCCGGTGAAGCCGGCCAGCAGCATCAGCCCCAGGCCCACCACGGCGTAGATCAGCACAAAGGTGAGCTGCGCCAGCCAGTACTCCTCGATCAGCCAGGGCGCGGCCAGCAGGAACAGGCCCAGCAGGCTGTACCAGAACACGTGCCCGCCGTGTTTGGCGAGCTGGATGTCCTGGTTGTAGTCCGTTTTAAAAATGAAGCGCATGTTCTTGATCGGTTGGGGGCAGAGCACATCGCTTCGCGAGTGGTCTGACCCGCAAGGTCTAGACCTTTTTCCTGAGTTTCTCGCCAAAGAGGCCGTTGGGCTTGAGCACCAGCATGATCAGCACCACGATGTAGGGCGCGATGTCCTTGAAGCCTTCGGGCAGATAGAAGCCCGAGAACGCTTCGACGATGCCGATCACCAGCCCGCCCACGATGGCGCCGGGCAGGCTGCTGAAGCCGCCCACCACGGCAGCGGGGAAGGCCTTGAGGCCGATGAAGCCCATGTTGGCGTGCACGAAGGTGATGGGCGCGAGCAGCAGGCCGGCGATGGCCGCCACGCCCGCGGCCAGGCCCCACACCAGGCCGTTGAGCCGCTTGACCGGAATGCCCATGTAGTAGGCCGCGAGCTGGTTTTGCGACGAGGCCTGCATGGCCAGACCGAGCCGGGAGTAGCGGAACATGGCGAACAGCCCGGCGCACAACACGCCGGTGACCCCGATCACCACGATCTGCTCGGCCGAGACCACCAGCGTGCCCAGGCGCAGCACCTCACCCGCGTAGGGAACGGCCAGGGTGTGGGTGTCGGTGCCGATGTTGGGAATCATGGTGATCGCGCCGCGCAGCACGTAGCCCACACCGATGGTGAGCATGACGATGGAGAAGGCGGGCTGGCCGAGGATGGGGCGGATCACCAGGCGCTCCAGCGCGACACCGAACGCGCCCATGCCGACGATGGCGGCCGGCACCGACAGCCAGAACGGAAAGCCCAGCACGGTCATGGCGGCCAGACCACCGAACGCGCCCACCATCATCAGGTCGCCCTGGGCGAAGCTCACCGTTTCGGTGGCCTTGTAGATCAGCACGAACCCCAGGGCGATCAGGCCGTAGATGCAGCCCTGGGCCACACCGCTGATGAGCAGTTGCAGCAGTTGCACGCTTGTCTCCTGTGGAGCCCGGACACGCTGGCCGCTGCTGCTGGCAGGGTGGCGGGACGTCCTGTTGTTGTGGGCTGTTTATAGCTGGCCGACCCCACTCTGGCGCTAGGGGTTGACCCCCATCCGCAGTCGCCCAGGTTCCAGCGCCGGGCGGGTTGGCTCATATTTATGAAAAGCAAATGCTTGGCAAAAATAGGCCGGGGCCGTATCCTGTCGCTTCCACTTTGTTTGGCATGCCATGAAGTCCATCCGCATCGGTGCCGGCCTCGGTTTTTACGGCGACAACTGGGAGCCCGTGGCCGCGAGCATCGAGCGCGGCGGCGTGCGGTTCATCGCCAGCGACCACCTGGCCGAACTCACCCTCGCCATCCTGCAGAAAGACCGCCAGCGCGACCCGGCGCTGGGCTACGCGCGCGACGTGGTGCCCATGCTGCTGCGCCTGTGGCCGCTGATGCGCGAGCGCGGTGTGCGCTTCGTCTGCAACGCGGGTGGC
This Hydrogenophaga taeniospiralis DNA region includes the following protein-coding sequences:
- a CDS encoding branched-chain amino acid ABC transporter permease, which produces MQLLQLLISGVAQGCIYGLIALGFVLIYKATETVSFAQGDLMMVGAFGGLAAMTVLGFPFWLSVPAAIVGMGAFGVALERLVIRPILGQPAFSIVMLTIGVGYVLRGAITMIPNIGTDTHTLAVPYAGEVLRLGTLVVSAEQIVVIGVTGVLCAGLFAMFRYSRLGLAMQASSQNQLAAYYMGIPVKRLNGLVWGLAAGVAAIAGLLLAPITFVHANMGFIGLKAFPAAVVGGFSSLPGAIVGGLVIGIVEAFSGFYLPEGFKDIAPYIVVLIMLVLKPNGLFGEKLRKKV
- a CDS encoding branched-chain amino acid ABC transporter permease, with product MRFIFKTDYNQDIQLAKHGGHVFWYSLLGLFLLAAPWLIEEYWLAQLTFVLIYAVVGLGLMLLAGFTGLFSLGHAAFLGVGAYTQAVMVNAGLPFPLALACAGLLSAAVGMVVGLPALRVKGIYLGMATLAFGFIVEEALARWESVTGGNSGLSVNPPALFGWELESTNEFYFLCLVVTVGATLAIVNLMRSSTGRAFVAIRDSEISAQSMGIHLARYKTLSFALSAALAGIGGALYAHKIQFLSPEQFSIIQSIDLLLMVVIGGLGSIHGAFLGAIFLIVMPQLIALGKDHLPDAIGQAAGLQGTVYGLVLIAFVLFEPMGLYGRWLKVRTWFQLFPFYRRGLFKRQKTFQKSDRLK